Part of the Diprion similis isolate iyDipSimi1 chromosome 4, iyDipSimi1.1, whole genome shotgun sequence genome is shown below.
GCGACACGATAGTTCAACGctaactatttatttttttaaacaagatCTGATTAGGCGTTGACCGcttttgttattcaaattccTACGTCAGGTCCGTGACATGTAGGCCGAGACACGTAAGTCATACGAAATTTCGTTCCTAGTTTCCTTTTTCTTGACGAAGGTGGGTTGATATCGAGTTTTAATTGGTTTCCTTcttcaaattgttttattgCTGCATTTTGACATTCCTCTCCGACGTCTTTGCACCGAAAAAATGACTGTTACTACCTTTCCGTCAAAACTACGGATTGGGGTagttttttgttgaaattattatagtttTCCGTTAAAGTTATTGCAGAAATACTCTGAGCTGCTAGATCAACAGTCCAGTTTACGACGGAGAAAAGTTGTAGTTAGAAAAGTTGTACTAACGTCAAGAAAAACAGGCCAGTCTTCAAAGTAGTACTTATTAAGTGcaacattaatttttcttcccatTCAACGATCGTCCGAATTAAATTGTTCCAAGAAAAAGACACACGACCCAAACGTATAGTAtttaaacaatgaaaaaataaggaattattttaatactttacacttttttcaaggaaaagaaattatacaaccttaaaaaatgtcaagataTGTACGGATAAATATACTTATGGTTACTCGGCGATGAATTGGCTCATGGAATTTGATCCGCTGCAATTGAAGTTATAAAACAAAGTTAATTGCGATGTAAGGTTTGCGGCGCTTTTAAAAATCTCATTTCGATAATCATCGTCGTCAATTTTTGACAGATCGCATCGTAGAGAACAGTATTATATTTACTGTTATCTTTTATCTATTagacatatgtatattttatttctcacaaTTAAATGAAAGTAACTCGCTTTTTTCGTCGTTTACACATCCCTTCTTCATCTCTTTTCAGCCAATATCGACCAACAAATCACGACTTTGCAATCACGCTTCGTTATTGTGAACAAATAGAAATACGTCTGTGCATCTCACCACATAAAGATAGattcatgaaaaatgaatctatAGCTAGTTCTCTTTGATTCCTAAGTTTACCACTAGATAGATCCTCCAGCATGAAAATCAGATCGCAAAATGAGGCTTTCACTTCTTTACCACCAAGTCTTTGGCATTTCGCCCTTCTCGTGGATCGCGCGTATGAGTTCCAGTCACTAAAAAGCGTATACATAATCAATTGGTTGCGTACGCCGGTATCAGTTGATCTTCTGTATAATACTTGGCAGCCACTGTAGGAGCCTTGAAAACTTCGGGCAGCTATACCGTCGGTGCAGAATCCAAATGAGGGAAATGCGATAAGAAAGTATTTCGCCAAGCGACAGCTGTAATATACCTGATAATTTAAGTGCCTACTCGCCGCAATATGATGACATACCAATCAATCGACCGTGCACCGGTTTTAGATCGGATTAAAACAACGACATATATGCATCAGTAGTTTTTTGTGAAACTTACCGCTTGACGCCGCAGACAGGCAACTAATCGATACAAGATGTTGCTTCGGTTGTCTATCTGCAGGCGTGGAGCGGTTAATTTCACAGAAAACTCCTGTTCATGAGTAAGGGTAAATGACTCTCAGACactgttcaattattttttcgatacCAATAATTCTTTATTCATCATCAAATGAGCAAATAAGTGTTCGCTGTCACGTTCCAGCCTATTTCTTCAGGATCAGAGGGGCAGCGGCGGCGTAGGGCGACACGTGAGCAACTGGGGCGGTGTAGGCCAGAGGAGCTGCCACAGCTGCAGGGGCGGCGTAAGTCAGGGGGGCAGCGAAGCCCGGAGCAGCGTAGGCGAACTTGGCAGGAAAGGCTGCTGCGGGGGCGGCGGCGTAGGTCAGGGGGGCAGCCACGGCTGCAGTGGCTGTGTAGGTCAGGGGGGCGGAAACCAGGGTGTTGTAGTTCCTCGCTATGCTCTGGCTGCTACGGGCCGTCACGATCGGCGCCGGAACTGCCGCAGCTACGACTGGAGCTACCGCAAGATTGCCAGCTGACACGGCGGCCACGAAGGCGAACAGACACTGTGGAAAATGCggtaattattactttttatacGGAAATCAGATGATCGAGTCGGTTGACATAAAAGTGTTCTGATTTTATCTGATCGAtcattctcaaaaattctAGGGCATGGTGTCGATTTTTCTCTACTTTCTACACACGGATGGAGCGAAGCAAGAGATTGACGAGCACGACTTACCGCGAGCTTGAACATGGTGGTTTTTGGTGAGTTTTCTTGCCGGTTTGACGACTTGAAAAGAACTGAGGATAACTTCGGTGTGCACCGAGTTCTGTATTTATACTGTCACCGATCGGCTGTACGCGTATCTAGGTGTGTGTTTAAGTCTTGCCTCGGTTCGGGGTAGACGAGACTTGACGATGCGATCGCGTTGATGGGCTTGCAATCAGCAGGCGTGTAGTATAAGCATTGCAGTAGAAATACAAATGCTAATTGCGAAATGCCCGAATCACGATTATAATGCGTCTACTCGGCGCCCGTTGGTAAACGATCGACGGCTTGGCACCGGCGAAGAATCGGCAATCGCCAAGTGGTTTTACGCCTGCATTTCAATGATCCAATTTCGCCGGCACTGATCCATGGATACACCAACGACTTCTGAggttttatataatttatgttcTTGTCACCTACTTACGCGTAGGTATATGCATTATGCCGAACCCAGCAGGAACTTAGGCTCGATTGTCTTGTCGGGATAAATCACACCCGTCTACCTCGGTCATCCGTTTTTGGCCACGAACTCAGTCTGTTCACTGATTTACAGATTTACCTTTGCGAACAATCTTGTAAACAAAATTGCATCGCGCAACTTTCGAGAGCGTTTAATTATTCGCTTACCGAATCATTGCTGGGCAATGTGACTCATCGATCGAgacttaaataaaatatatgcaaATAAAAAACCTTAAGGtcatgatgtttttttttttttaaatattgttacGAGTCAAATCGGTACGCAATTTACCTGTACGAAAGAGCCCGTCTTTTACTTCAACAAGGAATAACTGTCCCGATATTTCAGAGAACGCTACTAAAAGTGTATTTACTGAAATACCTACTTGTCagtaatcaaaaattttgtacaaaacaTGAATATAAAAGTGTTGAACTAACGAGGTGTACAATCCAGGAAATCcggaaatattttgtattgaCCATTGTATTATAACAAGGGGATTAACCGTGAACGATATTCGCGAGTGTCTAGTGCTAATAagcgtagttttttttatttcactctctGCTCAGCGTGATAACTGTCAAATTTAAATGTCACTTTGATGGCTATAAGTATAATGGTCGAATGGATGTGGATGAGAATTAATTAGCTGCGAGCAGGTTCGTGGTATAAAAGCGTTATAAGATCAGTATAATAGGCGTAATGATAAATACAATACAGTCGATTTCCGCAGCAGTTTGCCTTGGGCGAAAACTTTTCACCCGACAATGCAGATGGTGGGCATAATCTGTACGCGGAAAAGGCGGTACTGGTACACCGAAAAAGAAGTAACATATTAGATCTGCATAAATATCGTTGGAGATTAAGTGTGGCCTTGAAAATCTGGTATGACGATACAATAATCAGACATGCATGCTCGACTTCACGCGTAGGTAATCGCGACGCGCTTAATAAGGCTAGGAAAGCTGACCCTTGCATAACAGGAGCAACCTCAGCCAAGTTACGTCGTAGATTATGGTGTCACATGGAGGATAGCGTCTAACCGAGAATACAAACGCCCGTCGCAACTCGTAGAAAGCGATAAGGGGACATTTGAATGCCGGACTCGTCTTGTTCGGCATCGCACGCGTGTCTGACGGACAGAGGCGTGGCGCAAGACAATTACCGTAACTCCAGACACGACGCGTCGCTCCGGTACAGTAGCACTCGGTGATTTTGGAGGGGTGGATCACCCGGCAAGCTGCTATAAAAGCTTTTCGTTACACCGAGTTATGCACAGTCAGCTCATTGCTTGCAAAGACTAGCTCCAACCCCAAACAAACAATCATGTTCAAGTTGGTGAgtttctcattgtcagctaTTTTCCACCGTTatcgatttcaaaaatattcagttATCGATAACTCTTGTGAGACCGGTATCTTCgtcatatttgaaattaaaaaaactcgATAATAATTGGCCGAACGATACCGCTTCGATTTCTGCAAGGGTTTTGCAATTATTCAAACTCTTCCGAGGTGTAAATGACCGGGTTTTTTGTCGATAATAATCCGTGGTTTGACCTGTTCCTCAGCCTTAAGGGGTATCgtttcatttatattcaagTCAAACAACTTTAAACTCGCAACTTTCAAACGATCCATTccacgatatttttcgaacccAGATCGTACGGCCGATGCATCCTTGAATGGGAGATTCGATTGTTCGTTCTtagttttccaaatttattccgAGAATTTGGAAGCCGGCGTGACTTGAATATCCTTTAATCACTTggtttcttttcatctttcagTGTATTCTTCTCGCCGTTGTGGCCAGCGCACTCGCCGCACCCGCACCAGCACCCGGCGTCTTCGCCGCACCATTAGCCGCAGTTCCGGCTCCGATTGTAACCGCCGCAAGCAGCCAGGTCATTGCCAGGAACTACAACACCTTGGCCGCCGCTCCTCTCACCGCTTACACCGCACCCTTCGCCTACTCTGCACCCCTGGCTGCACCCCTGGCTTACAGCACCCACGCCGTGGCTCCAGCATATTCGGCTTACGCGGCCGCCCCCGTGTTCTACTGAGTGCTGAATATCAGTACCGGTCGGCTACGAACGGCGAGGAATCCAACCTCGATCCGTGATATTGACTTTTCGGATAAAGTcgaataataaaatgtttacgTAAAACTGAAATTTCTCTTTTCCATCATCATTTACCGTTCTCTAATTTGCCACCatcactctttctctctctggtTTCCCATGCGAACGATTTTGACTCCtggagggtgaaagaaatcaTAATTCAGTGATGACTATCCATGAACAATTTCTATAAGTTGTAAGACGAAGTAAACCAATTTTGATGACACTAGGGTGTTGATTCGTTGCTTAATGAACAGTGCTACACAAGTTGTCTGTTTGAGGAGAGGATTCTGATTTATTGAAATGTCGTGAAAATATCTGTGATCACGTTTCCGCGGTGCCGCGGTAGAAGACAACTTCGGTTGAGCCTAGGATATAATAATAgttgatataataatacaatgtaACACAATAACACAATGAGAGAAAATATTAGGCATGTGAGAAAACACAAACGCGGAGGGATTTTGGATTGGTATCTGTGAGACCGTGAGAGGAaggtaaattcaaaatagGAGATGTGATCAATAAATATAGAATGTAATGAACAAAGAGAGAATAAAACCGTGATATGATGAAGAAAGACTTTCAGCAcaagattgaataaaataatcggACATTatacaagataaaaaatcttcgatcacaaaatatatatacgtcagCGAATCAGCTGCATGTCTTTGATTAAATCCTAAAATTCTACGGCGTAGTCTCTAGAATAAAAGTTGTAATGCTTTCAAAAAACCTTTGATGAATAGTGGGATGGACAGATTCCTCAAACATGACAAACAATTGTATGTTGTAAGGGATTGAGAATAAAGGTGGGAACGTATTGTTATAACTAAGGCGAAGAGTGATGAAATTGTTCGAAACAACGTTAGACTACAAACAATCGCTTTCCTGGCAAAATTGAGTCGATGTGGCGTGTACACAAGTTTCTAAATAGTTAGTTAGTAAGTTAGTTAGTAGGTTAGTGAGTAACTAAGTTAGTATAATTGATAGAAATCTTGGAgaataaattgaacaaaagcaatgaaaaatatgagagATTAAATGTTGTACAATAATCTTATACATTTTACCCATGAATTAAGAGTTGAATCTAAGAATGAGACTGAAACTACTAGGTAGAGACGGAGCGAAAgggtaaaaatacaaaaaacagCCGGAAAAAGACGCCACGATACAGAATGAGCAGAGGTTGAGTCCACGCTTAGAGACGGCAGAACTCAAATCCGAACTGGGTTTAGCCTTGCTTTCATTGCGCCTGTCCgggcagaaatttttgacgttCAAAACCGGTTGAAGAGCCCTTATCAGAATATTTGGACCCTGGAAAAGCCATATCAGGCATCTGAAACTTCATGTGATCCACAGTTGATGCAATAGCGAGGACATacgcggatttttttttgttaatcgtGTGACATTCTTCATCAGTTGCTCGCAACGACCGGAGACTTTGAGTGATccattcctctcgcaaaatgacgtaaATATAGTGTATCAATGAGTTGATGCCAAAATTGGTAacaatcgtcgaaattttgaccaaattccgaaagggttagccttactttggTTTCTGGCCGGataatcttttgtctggaaatcgattcgtgtCGTCCTGTCTTGGCTACATGAACCCCTGAGTTTGAagatcatttcaaaaaatgcgtaAGTCGAACTGCAGAAGGATGACTAAGAAGGGACCAGCAGCGGCAAAACTAACAAGaccaaaatttcgttttttggctgtaaatTTCGTtgcattgctcgcagcgtattgagactacgCTCGAtagatttctcttgcaaactTACGTCACAATAGTGCAAGAAAGAATTGtttgccgcacttttcaaaatctacgAATTTTTCCCCGAAAATGCAGAGGGGTTAGGCCTCACTTTTTTGCCACTTTTTGAGGGCAAAATTTACAGTCTTGGagtcgatttgtatgaccctttctagattaattcaacgcccaggaactcagaaaacaaacaaaaaaagcgtagaaccaacagtagagaaataacgatgaaaatcataagtttttcggctgtaacttttcaggtttcactcgcagcgtatcgggactgcgcttaatcgatttctcacgcaaaattacttcggaaaagtacatcaaagaattatttacagcatttatcaaagtcgtcaaaattttcaccaaaaatccatacGGGTtgtctcacttttttttgggttataaatcttttttctcagAATTGATTTAATTCATCTATTTCAGACTGATTAGACCCATAGGAACTTAGAAAAGACATAGCAAACTGCCttggatcaacagcagagaacgTATGTAGGAAATATCacgttttctggctgtaactctcgatacattgctcgcagcgtatttgtACTGCGTGCAATCAATTTATcgctcaaaattacgtcgatatagtgtaTCAAAGAATTGCTTCTAGCATGTTTCAAGGTCggcaaaattttcgccgagaATTTAAAGGGGtaggaatttaattttagaGATAGGAGGCTGAGCTATTGCCTCACTCAATTCCTTACCTGTAATGCTGAAGCGTTTCAACTTAGTATTAACAATTTCATTGGATGTATCAAACTTAACTCTATATTCGCCAGAGATATAGTTGcagatattttgtttttttatttttgtaataaatcttcttctcattattttcatatgaatttgaatagaaaataagaatCCTACGCCCATAGAACTAATTGTTGATAACATGTCTGTGAAGCctcaataaaaatatgaataaagaaTTTATGACTTATGACTTACCTGTCCCCACTGCATGTTATCAGAAATTTCCACAAAATTATGTCTAAGTAACACAGTGATGATAGCGTAATCAACGAGGGCCGTTTTGGTTCATTTTCAAGCCGCCTAATTAGAGGCAACTGATCTTCATACGGTAAGtgtgcctaattataggcaaccaatcCTACGTCTCGTAAAAGTGCCCAATTGAAGGCAAACCTGACCGTTCTTCAAAGTCCTTCTCGGCCCTGATGtcctcctgataccaggagcaattttcagCTGagatttcttcgtttttcagcgCCTTGTCATAGGCAACCAATCTTACGTGATGTATgagtgcctaattataggcatcCCATCTTACGTACCGTCagagtgcctaattataggcaaccaatcTTGTGTTTTATTGGAGTGCCTAATTTAAGGCAACTAGTCTTGTATATCATTGaagtgcctaattataggcaaccgaTCATGTGATATATTggagtgcctaattataggcaactaATCTTGTGGGGAATTggagtgcctaattataggcaaccaatcTTACGTCACGTAAAAGTGCCTtattataggcaaccaatcCCGTTACttagaagacctcctcggctcagatgttctcctgataccaggagtaatttttcgctgaaatttctccgatttgcttaattctaagcggatgtagcatgtaagcaagcgatcacaagccttctcaagcaagcaggcatgcatcaaagcacacagtatcaacgtcgcaagcagtcaatcaatcaatccctgtttttggaagagctcctcggctcagatgttctcctgataccaggagtaatttttcgctaaaatttctccgatttgactaattctaagcggatgtagcacgtaagcaagcgatcacatgccttctcaagcaagcaggcatgcatcaaagcacacagtatcaacgtcgcaagcagtcaatcaatcagtccctgtttttggaagacctcctcggctcagatgttctcctgataccaggagtaatttttcgctgaaatttctccgatttgcttaattctaagcggatgtagcatgtaagcaagcgatcacaagccttctcaagcaagcaggcatgcatctaagcacacagtatcaacgtcgcaagcagtcaatcaagcagtccctgtttttggaagacctcctcggctcagatgttctcctgataccaggagtaatttttcgctgaaatttctccgatttgcttaattctaagcggatgtagcatgtaagcaagcaatcacatgccttctcaagcaagcaggcatgcatcaaagcacacagtatcaacgtcgcaagcagtcaatcaagcagtccctgtttttggaagagctcctcggctcagatgttctcctgataccaggagtaatttttcgctgaaatttctccgatttgactaattctaagcggatgtagcacgtaagcaagcgatcacatgccttctcaagcaagcaggcatgcatcaaagcacacagtatcaacgtcgcaagcagtcaatcaatcaatccctgtttttggaagagctcctcggctcagatgttctcctgataccaggagtaatttttcgctgaaatttctccgatttgactaattctaagcggatgtagcacgtaagcaagcgatcacatgccttctcaagcaagcaggcatgcatcaaagcacacagtatcaacgtcgcaagcagtcaatcaatcagtccctgtttttggaagacctcctcggctcagatgttctcctgataccaggagtaatttttcgctgaaatttctccgatttgcttaattctaagcggatgtagcatgtaagcaagcgatcacaagccttctcaagcaagcaggcatgcatctaagcacacagtatcaacgtcgcaagcagtcaatcaagcagtccctgtttttggaagacctcctcggctcagatgttctcctgataccaggagtaatttttcgctgaaatttctctgatttgcttaattctaagcggatgtagcatgtaagcaagcaatcacatgccttctcaagcaagcaggcatgcatcaaagcacacagtatcaacgtcgcaagcagtcaatcaagcagtccctgtttttggaagagctcctcggctcagatgttctcctgataccaggagtaatttttcgctgaaatttctccgatttgactaattctaagcggatgtagcacgtaagcaagcgatcacatgccttctcaagcaagcaggcatgcatcaaagcacacagtatcaacgtcgcaagcagtcaatcaatcaatccctgtttttggaagagctcctcggctcagatgttctcctgataccaggagtaatttttcgctgaaatttctccgatttgactaattctaagcggatgtagcattgcctaattataggcataTAGTATAGGATGTATgagtgcctaattataggcatcCCATCTTACGTACCGTCagagtgcctaattataggcaaccaatcTTGTGACTTATTGGAGTGCCTAATTTTAGGCAACTAGTCTTGTGTATAATTGaagtgcctaattataggcaaccgaTCATGTAATTTATTggagtgcctaattataggcaactaATCTTGTGTAAAATTggagtgcctaattataggcaaccaatcTTACGTCACGTAAA
Proteins encoded:
- the LOC124405213 gene encoding uncharacterized protein LOC124405213 yields the protein MFKLCILLAVVASALAAPAPAPGVFAAPLAAVPAPIVTAASSQVIARNYNTLAAAPLTAYTAPFAYSAPLAAPLAYSTHAVAPAYSAYAAAPVFY
- the LOC124405167 gene encoding cuticle protein 12.5-like: MFKLACLFAFVAAVSAGNLAVAPVVAAAVPAPIVTARSSQSIARNYNTLVSAPLTYTATAAVAAPLTYAAAPAAAFPAKFAYAAPGFAAPLTYAAPAAVAAPLAYTAPVAHVSPYAAAAPLILKK